A portion of the Hoylesella buccalis ATCC 35310 genome contains these proteins:
- a CDS encoding Crp/Fnr family transcriptional regulator, protein MTSYDKLLTLPLFQGLSQQDLWAMAESIPFAFLQHQAGDVMVREDMPCHQLTFLLDGMMSVTTHADDHGYTLTEPLRAPQVIEPEHLFGLNQHFMRTYTAITPCNTMSISKAHVVQLTNQLIVFRLNLLNIITTQSQRLQRQPWHPQPTDLRQRIIHFFKDRSLRPAGEKVFKIKMVRLATELNASRLDISIALNAMQADGLIKLTRGHITVPALERLT, encoded by the coding sequence ATGACCTCCTACGACAAACTCCTCACCCTTCCCCTCTTCCAAGGACTCAGTCAGCAAGATTTATGGGCCATGGCGGAAAGTATTCCTTTTGCTTTCCTGCAACATCAGGCAGGGGATGTGATGGTGAGAGAGGACATGCCATGCCACCAGTTGACCTTTTTGCTGGATGGAATGATGAGCGTCACGACACACGCCGATGACCATGGCTACACGCTGACGGAACCTCTGAGGGCGCCACAGGTCATCGAACCAGAACATCTCTTTGGCCTCAACCAACATTTCATGCGCACCTACACGGCCATAACACCTTGCAACACGATGTCCATCAGCAAGGCCCACGTCGTACAACTCACCAACCAACTCATCGTGTTCCGCCTCAATTTGCTGAACATCATCACCACCCAAAGCCAACGCCTACAGCGACAGCCATGGCATCCTCAACCTACTGACCTCCGTCAACGCATCATCCACTTCTTCAAAGACCGCTCGCTGCGACCCGCGGGAGAAAAGGTTTTCAAAATCAAGATGGTAAGACTGGCCACCGAACTCAACGCCAGTCGCCTGGACATATCCATTGCTTTGAACGCCATGCAGGCCGATGGTCTGATAAAACTCACCAGAGGACACATCACGGTGCCAGCACTGGAGCGACTAACCTAA
- the recF gene encoding DNA replication/repair protein RecF (All proteins in this family for which functions are known are DNA-binding proteins that assist the filamentation of RecA onto DNA for the initiation of recombination or recombinational repair.), with product MILKKISILNYKNIQVADLTFSPKLNCLIGHNGEGKTNLLDAVYYLSFCRSAFNPIDSQVITHDRDFFVLDGMYLNDMGDEERIYCGMKRGTRKRFKRNQKEYKRLSQHIGLVPLIFVSPADTALIEGGSDGRRRFLDMVISQLDHSYIELLSRYNKALTQRNALLKAEQEPDGALMEILEQEMATQGEAIYAKRDAFVREFIPVFQTIYDHVSGCHETVSLQYISHAQRGPLLDVIQRDRHKDRAVGYSLHGVHRDDLEMMIGGYQLKREGSQGQNKTYVLALKLAQFDFLKRTASSTTPLLLLDDIFDKLDAGRVERIVNMVAGDAYGQIFITDTNRDHLDSILSRHSFDYKLFEVVHGEISERLTSGQNAAGSDALATKKETEEKDV from the coding sequence ATGATCCTCAAAAAGATATCCATACTTAATTATAAGAACATTCAGGTAGCCGACCTTACCTTTTCGCCTAAGTTGAATTGTCTCATTGGACACAATGGCGAAGGTAAGACCAATCTGCTGGATGCCGTGTATTATTTGTCCTTTTGTCGCAGTGCTTTTAATCCCATTGATTCGCAAGTTATCACGCATGATCGCGACTTCTTTGTACTCGACGGCATGTACCTCAATGACATGGGTGATGAAGAACGCATCTATTGTGGCATGAAACGAGGCACGAGAAAGCGATTCAAACGCAATCAGAAGGAATACAAACGTCTGTCGCAACACATTGGATTGGTTCCGCTCATCTTTGTTTCTCCAGCTGATACCGCCTTGATTGAGGGCGGAAGTGACGGTCGTCGTCGTTTCCTGGACATGGTTATTTCGCAGTTGGATCATTCGTATATAGAGCTGTTGAGTCGTTACAACAAGGCCTTGACACAACGAAATGCCCTGTTGAAAGCCGAACAAGAGCCAGATGGGGCGTTGATGGAAATTCTTGAACAGGAGATGGCAACGCAGGGAGAGGCCATCTATGCCAAGCGCGATGCATTCGTCCGTGAGTTCATTCCCGTGTTTCAAACGATTTATGACCATGTTTCGGGGTGTCACGAAACGGTATCATTGCAATATATCTCGCATGCACAGCGTGGGCCGTTGCTTGATGTCATCCAGCGTGACCGACACAAAGACCGTGCCGTGGGCTATTCGCTTCACGGGGTACATCGTGATGATTTGGAGATGATGATTGGTGGTTATCAGCTCAAACGCGAGGGAAGTCAAGGACAAAACAAGACCTATGTGCTGGCATTGAAGCTGGCTCAGTTTGATTTTCTCAAGCGAACAGCCTCGTCAACCACGCCACTTCTCCTGTTAGACGATATCTTCGACAAGCTGGATGCGGGTCGGGTAGAGCGCATTGTGAACATGGTGGCGGGTGATGCGTATGGACAAATCTTCATCACCGACACCAATCGTGACCATTTGGACAGCATCCTCAGCCGCCATTCGTTTGATTATAAGTTGTTTGAGGTGGTGCATGGAGAGATCAGCGAGCGGTTAACAAGTGGGCAAAACGCTGCTGGTAGTGATGCTTTAGCCACCAAAAAAGAGACGGAGGAGAAGGATGTTTAG
- a CDS encoding M3 family metallopeptidase codes for MDENSIEKAKHDNVFFNEYDTPHHTVPFNRIRFEHYEEAFMEGIRRDDEIIEKTINDPEEPTFENTIARVDTSKGEHYYDLLDRVSTVFSCMLSAETNDQLDELAQKLSPILTKHANDVMLNKRLFERVKHVYEHHRELTPEEQMLLEKSYDGFVRSGALLDDEGKDHLRKLTEEAGVLSLQFSQNLLKENKAYTLHITDEKQLDGLPDTAREAAAMTAKERNLDGWVFTLDMPSYSPFMTYSTQRDLRRQMYMARNTVCTHQNDENNLAICQRLINLRREIAQLLGYDTYADYVLKHRMASKVENVYQLLNDLIAAYKPTALEEKEALSEIAKRQEGADFVMEPWDTAYYSHQLQMEKYNLDAEMLRPYFKLENVIKGVFGLATRLYGITFKENKAIPVYHPDVKAYEVSDSDGSYLAVLYADFFPRKGKQGGAWMTEFQGQWIDRKGNNVRPHASLVMNFTKPTDDKPALLTLGEVETFLHEFGHSLHGMFANTRFESLSGTNVWWDFVELPSQFMENFAVEREFLQTFAFHYKTGEVIPDELIDRIVRSRNFMAGMACLRQVSFGLLDMAYYTQREAFEEDIIPFEKKAWEKAILGKQLPETCMTVQFSHIMAGGYAAGYYSYKWAEVLDADAFSVFKRNGIFDQATAQRFRDNILSKGGTEHPMTLYKRFRGQEPTIDALLERNGIKRQQRETQLP; via the coding sequence ATGGATGAAAACAGCATAGAGAAAGCAAAACACGACAACGTTTTTTTTAATGAATACGACACGCCCCACCACACCGTGCCGTTCAACCGCATTCGCTTCGAACACTATGAGGAGGCGTTCATGGAGGGCATACGCCGCGATGACGAAATCATCGAAAAGACCATCAACGACCCCGAGGAGCCTACGTTCGAGAACACCATCGCGCGCGTTGACACCTCGAAAGGCGAGCATTATTATGACTTGCTGGACCGCGTGTCAACCGTTTTCTCGTGTATGCTGTCGGCCGAAACCAATGACCAGTTGGACGAGCTGGCACAGAAGCTCAGTCCCATCCTCACCAAACATGCGAACGACGTGATGCTGAACAAGCGGTTGTTCGAGCGCGTGAAACATGTTTACGAGCATCATCGCGAGCTGACGCCCGAAGAGCAGATGCTGCTGGAGAAGTCGTACGATGGCTTTGTGCGCAGTGGTGCGTTGCTCGACGATGAAGGAAAGGACCACCTGCGCAAGCTAACCGAAGAGGCTGGCGTGCTGTCACTGCAGTTCTCACAAAACCTGCTCAAAGAGAACAAGGCGTACACGCTGCACATTACCGACGAGAAACAACTGGACGGGCTGCCCGACACCGCGCGCGAGGCTGCCGCCATGACGGCGAAAGAGCGGAATCTGGACGGCTGGGTGTTCACGCTCGACATGCCCAGCTACTCGCCGTTCATGACCTACTCAACCCAAAGAGACCTGCGCCGCCAAATGTACATGGCCCGCAACACGGTGTGCACGCACCAAAATGATGAGAACAACCTGGCCATCTGCCAACGCCTCATCAACCTGCGTCGCGAGATAGCCCAACTCTTGGGTTACGACACGTATGCCGACTATGTGCTGAAACACCGCATGGCATCCAAGGTGGAGAATGTATACCAGCTGCTCAACGACCTGATAGCGGCCTACAAGCCCACGGCACTGGAAGAGAAAGAGGCGCTCAGCGAGATTGCCAAGCGCCAGGAGGGAGCCGACTTTGTGATGGAGCCGTGGGACACAGCCTATTACAGTCATCAACTACAGATGGAGAAATACAACCTTGACGCAGAGATGTTGCGCCCTTACTTCAAGCTGGAGAACGTCATCAAGGGCGTCTTCGGACTGGCTACCCGCCTGTACGGCATCACCTTCAAGGAGAACAAAGCCATCCCGGTGTATCATCCCGACGTGAAAGCCTATGAGGTATCCGACAGTGACGGCTCGTATCTGGCCGTGCTGTACGCCGACTTCTTTCCGCGCAAGGGCAAGCAGGGCGGTGCCTGGATGACCGAATTTCAAGGTCAGTGGATAGACCGCAAGGGCAACAACGTGCGTCCCCATGCGTCGCTGGTGATGAACTTCACCAAGCCTACGGATGACAAACCGGCCCTGCTGACACTGGGTGAGGTGGAAACTTTCCTGCACGAGTTCGGCCATTCGCTGCACGGCATGTTCGCCAACACGCGGTTCGAGAGCCTCTCGGGCACCAACGTGTGGTGGGATTTCGTGGAGTTGCCCTCGCAGTTTATGGAGAATTTCGCCGTAGAGCGCGAGTTCTTGCAGACCTTCGCCTTTCATTACAAGACGGGTGAGGTGATTCCCGACGAACTGATCGACCGCATCGTGCGCAGCCGAAACTTCATGGCAGGCATGGCATGTCTGCGCCAGGTGAGCTTCGGACTGCTCGACATGGCCTACTATACACAGCGCGAAGCGTTCGAGGAAGACATCATCCCCTTTGAAAAGAAAGCCTGGGAGAAGGCCATCCTCGGCAAACAGCTGCCCGAGACGTGCATGACGGTACAGTTTTCGCACATCATGGCCGGCGGCTATGCGGCGGGCTACTACAGCTACAAGTGGGCCGAGGTGCTGGATGCCGACGCTTTCAGCGTGTTCAAACGTAACGGCATCTTCGACCAAGCCACTGCCCAGCGGTTCCGCGACAACATCCTTTCGAAGGGTGGAACGGAGCATCCCATGACGCTGTACAAGCGTTTTCGTGGACAAGAGCCCACCATCGACGCCCTGTTGGAGCGCAACGGCATCAAGCGACAACAGCGGGAAACGCAATTGCCCTAA
- a CDS encoding outer membrane beta-barrel family protein, translated as MNLKRTSLLCWALLLLFTQALPQTARHKKERTVSILGRVVDSFTHLCVLDAKITIMTSDSVMVDTCRTVTWNKEAIHPDAYFYLRKKLSEDTYIFKIEHPDYQTTYINHELLFKGRQSSIALDDMPIQRKRMEDKEHTLDEVVVKSTKIKMVMKGDTLVFNAEAFNLPQGSMLDALIRQLPGATLNSHGEIFINGRKLDYLTLNGKDFFKKDNKTLIENLPSYTVKDLQVFEKSTEKSKALGVDVEKKDYVMDIQLKKEYEKNFIANADIAGGTNSRYATKLFGLYFNPRLQMSVFANLNNVNEDRKPGEKGDWDPTKMPNGQVTQKTVGLNLATSNDKNTITDNVSTSVSWQNSHNVSQTASESFLNTGNNSYSRSVSDSRSKDFETQLQHQFQMSKPFWLRVENALTYRKSDNWSNLRAGSFKQDPAPWGDTQAVLDTLFTTPWSRRVQDAALNRQRNQSFGEGHSFQTSNRLYGSYPLKSGDDIFFQGYFSYDNTKRTAFEQYRLEYLQSATAKDQRDRYDDTPSHSYEYNAFVGYTYQLPSGWTFFPGLAFTQQMKYTNNSKYRLDQLQEWQQQAHELGTLPSSRDALRRALDSNNSYQGYLKTQTQELSLTVDYRKQSGKNSFFMGLNIPVQHKKQRLDYRSTALNTNISQQTWKTSYNLNMSGTYNQYSIWAYGQMRIDMPDLYSKIDRRDDSNPLAISLGNPNLKNITTYFAMIHIADQHNRRFKWPTLDFTLNVQQNAVANGFTFNPTTGVYTYKPQNVKGNWDGTADIYYNCPLDSAKYFTLDNKLEYRYSRNVDLTAVEGHTESVLSKVNNHWTRNELSLNYQKEDATCSLVGSLGWRNVNSRRENFHTINAYDFNYGIVGSYHFGFGLETGMDLKMFSRRGYDDPSFNTDDWVCNAYLSQSFCKGKLSAKLEAYDLFQQLKSVSYNVNGQGKTETRFNTIPHYVMLHLMYKLNISGKKK; from the coding sequence ATGAACCTGAAAAGAACATCTCTCCTATGCTGGGCTTTGTTGCTGTTATTCACACAAGCCTTACCACAGACAGCACGCCACAAGAAAGAGCGCACCGTAAGCATCCTCGGTCGTGTGGTCGACTCTTTCACCCATCTCTGCGTGCTTGACGCCAAGATTACCATCATGACTTCCGACAGCGTGATGGTGGACACCTGCCGAACCGTCACATGGAATAAAGAGGCCATACACCCCGATGCCTACTTCTATCTACGAAAGAAGCTGAGCGAAGACACCTACATCTTCAAGATAGAGCACCCCGATTACCAAACTACCTACATCAACCACGAACTACTTTTCAAAGGTAGACAGAGCAGCATAGCCCTGGATGACATGCCCATCCAGCGCAAACGCATGGAAGACAAAGAGCATACGCTGGACGAAGTGGTGGTGAAAAGCACCAAAATCAAGATGGTGATGAAAGGTGACACCTTGGTCTTCAACGCCGAAGCCTTTAACCTTCCACAGGGAAGTATGCTCGACGCGCTGATTAGGCAGCTGCCGGGAGCCACGCTCAACAGCCACGGAGAGATTTTCATCAATGGCCGAAAGCTGGATTATCTGACGCTCAACGGAAAAGATTTCTTCAAGAAAGACAATAAAACACTGATAGAAAACCTGCCCAGCTACACCGTGAAAGACTTGCAGGTGTTTGAGAAAAGCACCGAGAAGAGCAAAGCCTTGGGCGTGGATGTGGAGAAGAAAGACTACGTTATGGACATCCAACTGAAGAAAGAGTATGAGAAAAACTTCATCGCCAACGCCGACATAGCCGGAGGTACCAACAGCCGATACGCCACAAAGCTATTCGGTCTGTATTTCAACCCACGACTACAGATGTCTGTCTTCGCCAACCTCAACAACGTGAACGAAGACCGCAAGCCCGGAGAGAAAGGCGACTGGGACCCAACTAAGATGCCCAATGGACAGGTAACGCAGAAGACAGTGGGACTGAACCTTGCAACCAGCAACGATAAAAACACGATTACGGACAACGTGTCGACCAGTGTTTCCTGGCAAAACAGCCACAATGTGAGCCAAACAGCCTCCGAATCGTTCCTCAACACAGGCAACAACAGCTATTCAAGAAGCGTGTCAGACAGTAGATCGAAAGATTTCGAGACCCAGCTCCAACACCAATTTCAGATGAGTAAACCCTTCTGGCTACGTGTTGAGAACGCCCTCACATACCGCAAAAGTGACAACTGGAGCAACCTACGTGCTGGCTCCTTCAAACAAGACCCGGCACCCTGGGGCGACACTCAAGCCGTTCTTGACACCTTGTTCACCACGCCATGGAGCCGTCGAGTGCAAGACGCAGCCCTCAACAGACAGCGAAATCAAAGCTTTGGAGAAGGTCATTCGTTCCAGACATCCAATCGCCTATATGGTTCCTACCCATTGAAGTCGGGAGACGACATCTTCTTCCAAGGTTATTTCAGCTATGACAACACCAAACGAACGGCATTCGAACAATATCGATTAGAATATCTCCAGAGTGCGACAGCCAAAGATCAACGCGACAGATACGATGACACGCCCTCGCACAGCTACGAGTATAACGCATTCGTGGGCTATACATACCAACTTCCAAGTGGCTGGACTTTCTTTCCGGGATTGGCCTTCACCCAACAAATGAAATACACCAACAACTCAAAATACCGACTGGATCAGCTGCAAGAGTGGCAACAGCAAGCACACGAATTGGGAACCCTGCCCTCGTCACGCGACGCTCTGAGGCGAGCATTGGACTCCAACAACAGTTATCAAGGATATTTGAAGACACAGACACAGGAATTGTCTTTAACCGTCGACTACCGTAAACAAAGTGGCAAGAACTCATTCTTTATGGGTCTCAACATCCCCGTTCAACACAAAAAGCAACGTTTAGACTACAGGAGTACTGCTCTCAACACCAACATCAGTCAACAGACATGGAAGACATCATATAATCTGAACATGAGTGGCACCTATAATCAATACAGCATCTGGGCTTATGGCCAAATGAGAATCGACATGCCTGACCTGTATTCGAAAATCGACAGGCGCGACGACTCCAACCCCTTGGCGATCTCGTTGGGCAACCCAAATCTCAAAAACATCACGACCTACTTTGCCATGATTCACATTGCAGACCAACACAACAGACGATTCAAGTGGCCAACCTTGGATTTTACGCTTAATGTGCAACAAAACGCCGTGGCCAACGGCTTCACCTTCAACCCTACAACGGGCGTTTACACCTACAAACCGCAGAATGTGAAAGGCAACTGGGATGGCACGGCAGACATCTATTACAACTGCCCGTTAGACAGTGCCAAATACTTCACACTGGACAATAAATTGGAATACCGTTACAGTCGCAACGTAGACCTCACGGCTGTGGAGGGACATACCGAGAGCGTACTGAGCAAGGTGAACAACCACTGGACGCGAAACGAACTCTCGCTGAACTACCAAAAAGAAGATGCCACCTGCAGTTTGGTAGGCTCTTTGGGCTGGCGCAACGTCAATAGTAGGCGGGAAAACTTCCACACCATCAACGCTTACGATTTCAACTACGGCATCGTGGGCTCTTATCATTTCGGCTTCGGACTGGAAACAGGCATGGATCTGAAGATGTTCAGCCGCAGAGGATACGACGACCCGTCGTTCAACACCGATGATTGGGTGTGCAACGCCTACCTCAGTCAGTCGTTCTGCAAGGGGAAGTTAAGCGCCAAACTCGAAGCCTACGACCTTTTCCAACAACTTAAGAGCGTGTCGTACAACGTCAACGGACAAGGCAAGACCGAGACACGCTTCAACACCATTCCCCATTACGTCATGCTGCACCTGATGTACAAGCTGAACATCAGCGGAAAGAAAAAATAA
- a CDS encoding deoxycytidylate deaminase: MSNDKLHQLDQRYLRMARIWAENSYCRRRQVGALVVKGNMIISDGYNGTPSGFDNVCEDENGVTHPYVLHAEANAITKLARSSNNSDGSTLYVTASPCIECAKLIIQAGIKRVVYAEKYRLEDGINLLKRAGIEVIYLNINDNETK; the protein is encoded by the coding sequence ATGAGCAATGACAAACTTCATCAACTGGACCAACGCTACCTGCGCATGGCTCGCATCTGGGCCGAAAACTCGTACTGCCGCCGCCGACAGGTGGGTGCGTTGGTGGTGAAAGGCAACATGATCATCAGCGACGGGTACAACGGTACGCCGAGTGGATTTGATAATGTGTGCGAAGACGAGAATGGAGTTACCCATCCCTACGTGCTGCATGCGGAGGCCAATGCCATCACCAAACTGGCACGAAGTTCGAACAACAGCGACGGCTCTACGCTCTATGTGACGGCCTCACCGTGCATAGAATGCGCCAAACTCATCATACAAGCGGGCATCAAGCGGGTGGTGTATGCCGAGAAATACAGACTGGAAGACGGCATCAACCTGCTGAAGAGAGCTGGCATAGAAGTGATCTATCTAAACATCAATGACAATGAAACCAAATAA
- a CDS encoding S41 family peptidase, translating to MKPNKSNRFVPLLMALCGIIGIGVGSFYSNHFSGNRLNIINTGTNRINNLLHIIDDQYVDKVNLDSLVEDAMPKILTGLDPHSVYISAKDVQAANQELQGSFSGVGIEFTIREDTIHVQNVIQNGPAERAGILAGDKIVAVDDKPFVGKVVTNQEAMKRLKGPKNTKVKIGVVRYGDKKPQSFVVTRGDIPLKSVSATYMIDDSTGYIRIKSFGETTYAELLVALVKLGEQGFKNLIIDLRDNTGGYLQSAVQMANEFLPKNRLIVYTEGRKSPRQEFRSDGRGSYKQMPLVVLINEGSASASEIFAGAMQDNDRATIIGRRSFGKGLVQKQIEFSDGSMVRLTIARYYTPSGRCIQKPYVPGDEQDYAQDLLSRYQHGEFFSEDSIKHTGPAYHTANGRTVYGGGGITPDLFVPEDTTNYTSYYKQASMSGLILQFAFSYTDDNRLKLNNFKEMMEMEDYLKKQNLVDKFATYADKKGLKRRNLMIRKSYDLLDRYINSRVIYNMLNEQAWLQYINQDDASIREALKTFRNNAAFPKAPEQQKNGKKDYKKVAKANLLQRQPEVRRLPETYRA from the coding sequence ATGAAACCAAATAAGTCGAATCGATTCGTGCCTCTGCTGATGGCCCTTTGTGGCATCATCGGCATCGGAGTGGGGTCGTTCTACTCCAATCATTTCTCGGGAAACCGACTGAACATCATCAATACGGGTACCAACCGAATCAACAACCTGTTGCACATCATCGACGACCAGTATGTGGACAAAGTGAATCTTGACTCGCTTGTGGAGGATGCCATGCCGAAGATTCTCACGGGCTTGGACCCTCATAGCGTTTACATCAGTGCCAAGGATGTGCAGGCAGCCAACCAAGAATTGCAGGGATCGTTCTCGGGTGTGGGCATCGAGTTCACCATCCGTGAGGACACCATCCATGTACAAAACGTCATTCAGAACGGTCCTGCCGAGCGTGCTGGCATCCTGGCAGGCGACAAAATCGTGGCGGTTGACGACAAACCCTTCGTGGGGAAAGTGGTGACCAATCAGGAAGCGATGAAACGACTCAAGGGTCCCAAGAACACAAAGGTGAAGATTGGCGTGGTGAGATATGGCGACAAAAAGCCACAGTCGTTTGTTGTCACCCGTGGAGACATCCCGCTGAAGAGCGTTTCGGCCACCTACATGATTGACGACAGCACAGGCTACATCCGCATCAAGAGCTTCGGTGAGACCACCTATGCCGAACTGTTGGTGGCGTTGGTGAAGCTGGGTGAGCAAGGATTCAAGAACCTTATCATCGACCTTCGCGACAACACGGGCGGCTATTTGCAATCGGCCGTACAGATGGCCAACGAGTTCTTGCCCAAAAACCGGCTCATCGTCTACACCGAAGGACGCAAGTCGCCCAGGCAGGAGTTCAGGTCAGACGGGCGAGGCAGCTACAAACAAATGCCATTGGTGGTGCTCATCAACGAAGGGTCGGCATCGGCCAGCGAGATTTTCGCTGGAGCCATGCAGGACAACGACCGTGCCACCATCATCGGACGGCGTTCGTTTGGCAAGGGACTGGTGCAGAAACAGATTGAATTTTCCGACGGAAGCATGGTCCGACTGACCATCGCACGCTATTATACCCCATCGGGACGCTGCATTCAGAAGCCCTACGTGCCGGGGGATGAACAAGACTATGCGCAAGATTTGCTAAGCCGTTATCAGCATGGGGAGTTCTTCTCGGAAGACTCTATCAAACATACCGGACCGGCATACCATACCGCCAACGGGCGTACCGTATATGGTGGAGGCGGTATTACGCCAGACCTCTTCGTGCCGGAAGACACCACGAACTACACCTCTTATTATAAGCAAGCCAGCATGAGCGGACTGATTTTACAGTTTGCCTTCTCGTATACGGACGATAATCGATTGAAACTGAACAACTTCAAGGAGATGATGGAAATGGAAGACTATCTCAAGAAGCAGAATCTGGTGGACAAGTTCGCCACCTATGCCGATAAGAAAGGACTGAAACGGCGCAACCTGATGATTAGAAAGTCGTACGACTTGCTCGACCGCTACATCAACAGTCGCGTGATATACAACATGCTCAACGAACAAGCTTGGCTGCAATACATCAATCAGGACGATGCATCCATTCGGGAAGCACTGAAAACATTCAGAAACAATGCAGCGTTCCCGAAGGCTCCTGAGCAGCAGAAAAATGGGAAGAAAGATTACAAGAAGGTGGCCAAAGCCAACCTTTTGCAACGACAACCCGAGGTAAGGCGACTGCCAGAAACCTACAGGGCATAG
- a CDS encoding DUF721 domain-containing protein, whose protein sequence is MFRRKVQTLADILQQTLRENGLETPLLQRRLIDAWPTVVGKTIDEYTGERFIKNQTLFVKILNPALRQDLSMMRTQLVKRLNEQVGALVITEVRIY, encoded by the coding sequence ATGTTTAGACGAAAAGTACAGACACTTGCGGACATCTTGCAGCAGACTTTGCGTGAAAACGGATTGGAAACGCCCTTGTTGCAGCGTCGTCTGATTGACGCATGGCCCACAGTTGTGGGCAAAACCATCGATGAATATACGGGTGAACGCTTTATTAAAAATCAGACACTCTTTGTCAAAATACTCAATCCGGCTTTGCGACAAGACCTTTCCATGATGCGAACGCAACTGGTGAAACGGCTCAACGAGCAAGTGGGAGCCTTGGTCATCACCGAGGTGAGGATATACTAA
- a CDS encoding 5-formyltetrahydrofolate cyclo-ligase — protein MSKQNLRQEMRQRKKTYGSEQLRRMSQPIIEALLAHPRLMSAHTILLYASLADEVNTHELINTLLQQGKTLLLPVVVDDHTMKICRYTHDTNVGHGSFGIMEPQAEAFTDYEQIDLILVPGMAFDRHGHRLGRGKGYYDRFLSQAKDCYKIGVCFPFQLVDEVPTDEHDVRMDEVITQKCAED, from the coding sequence ATGAGCAAACAGAATCTCAGACAAGAAATGCGACAACGCAAAAAGACTTACGGCAGTGAACAATTGCGCCGGATGTCGCAACCCATCATCGAGGCTTTGCTTGCTCATCCGCGTTTAATGTCGGCTCACACCATCCTGCTTTATGCGTCACTGGCCGATGAAGTGAATACACATGAACTCATCAACACGCTGTTACAGCAGGGGAAAACACTACTCCTGCCCGTCGTAGTGGATGACCACACGATGAAAATATGTCGCTATACACACGATACAAACGTAGGGCATGGATCCTTTGGCATCATGGAACCCCAAGCAGAAGCGTTCACTGATTATGAGCAAATCGACCTGATATTAGTCCCAGGAATGGCCTTTGACCGCCATGGTCATCGTCTCGGTCGGGGAAAAGGCTATTACGATCGATTTCTTTCACAAGCGAAAGACTGTTATAAAATAGGTGTATGTTTTCCGTTTCAACTGGTTGACGAAGTGCCAACCGATGAACATGACGTGAGAATGGACGAGGTCATCACGCAAAAGTGCGCCGAGGATTGA
- a CDS encoding tetratricopeptide repeat protein produces the protein MANNQVKRDQENKDTLTQSQAFFEKYKKPIIIAVVALVVIIVGAFLYNAYVSKPRAEKASTELGKGQQYFNEGDYEKALNGDKIKYGGFVKVASDYSSTDAGNLANLYAGLCYANLGKWKEAVKYLSEYNGANDAMVSPAALAALGNAYAHLNQLDKAVENLKKAAKKADSKGDDGVNNSLSPTFLMQAAKILESQNKKSDALSMYQDIKKTYVNSAVVQSGEIDKYIERTSR, from the coding sequence ATGGCAAACAATCAAGTGAAGAGAGATCAGGAAAACAAAGATACTCTCACCCAATCACAGGCTTTCTTTGAGAAATACAAAAAGCCCATCATCATTGCAGTCGTAGCCCTCGTTGTCATCATCGTCGGGGCATTCCTTTACAATGCTTACGTTTCCAAACCACGAGCTGAAAAAGCCAGTACAGAGCTGGGTAAGGGTCAACAGTATTTCAATGAAGGCGATTATGAAAAAGCGCTTAACGGCGACAAGATTAAATATGGAGGCTTTGTAAAGGTCGCCAGCGACTACAGCAGCACTGATGCAGGCAACTTGGCCAACCTCTATGCCGGCCTCTGTTATGCCAACCTGGGCAAGTGGAAGGAAGCCGTGAAATACTTGAGCGAATACAATGGTGCCAATGATGCCATGGTAAGTCCGGCTGCTTTGGCCGCACTTGGCAACGCATACGCACACCTCAACCAACTGGATAAGGCGGTAGAAAACCTGAAAAAGGCTGCCAAGAAAGCTGACAGCAAAGGGGATGACGGCGTAAACAACAGTCTGTCGCCTACTTTCTTGATGCAGGCTGCTAAGATTTTGGAAAGCCAGAACAAGAAAAGCGATGCACTATCGATGTATCAAGACATCAAGAAAACGTATGTCAACTCGGCTGTTGTACAGAGTGGAGAGATTGACAAATACATCGAACGCACTTCTCGATAA